A window from Natronorubrum aibiense encodes these proteins:
- a CDS encoding MarR family transcriptional regulator, which translates to MRFDADWMSRADDRILEHLADAGPDTPKKMAESDRVRFSRQHINARCKTLVEYGLLVHLGNGVYDITREGKQYLAGELDVRDLESN; encoded by the coding sequence ATGCGCTTTGACGCTGACTGGATGTCTCGCGCTGACGATCGGATTCTGGAACATCTAGCTGATGCTGGGCCCGATACACCCAAAAAGATGGCTGAGAGCGACCGTGTACGATTCTCTAGACAACACATCAACGCTCGCTGTAAGACGCTCGTCGAGTATGGACTCCTCGTTCATCTCGGCAACGGTGTCTACGACATTACTCGTGAGGGCAAACAGTATCTCGCCGGTGAACTCGACGTTCGAGACCTCGAGTCCAATTAA
- a CDS encoding PadR family transcriptional regulator, whose product MDDLTGFQRDLLYVIAGADQPSGQDVKDEIEQYYSSEINHGRLYPNLDTVVNKELVEKGQLDRRTNYYAITGEGEQVIVERREWVSQYVD is encoded by the coding sequence ATGGACGACCTTACAGGATTCCAACGAGACCTGCTGTACGTGATCGCGGGCGCTGATCAGCCATCTGGACAGGATGTCAAAGATGAGATCGAGCAGTACTACAGTTCAGAGATCAATCATGGTCGGCTGTATCCCAATCTCGATACGGTCGTCAACAAGGAGCTCGTCGAGAAAGGGCAACTCGACAGACGCACGAACTATTACGCGATCACAGGTGAGGGAGAGCAAGTAATCGTGGAGCGTCGTGAGTGGGTATCACAGTACGTCGACTGA